In the Vulpes vulpes isolate BD-2025 chromosome 12, VulVul3, whole genome shotgun sequence genome, ACAAATGgagagattgaattagtaattacaaaatttcccaaaaagaaaatccaggccCAGATAATtttattggtgaattctaccgactgttgaataaattaaaactattcTTTATAAACTCTTCCAACCAACAGCAAAGGGGGAATACTTCCTCATTCTTCAATGAGGCCAAGTATTACTGATACCCAACCAGACAAAATCATCAAACACACAAAAAGCCACAAACCAATATTCCTTATGAATACAGCTGcagaaatcttcaacaaaacactggcaaaccaaatccagcaatatataaaaaggactatccaccataatcaagtgggatttatcctaggaatgcaaGACTGGtccaacatacaaaaatcaatgtaataaagTGTtaacaaaaaagagaacaaaaccaTACTGTCATCTCAACAcataaaaagcatctgacaaaatctAATACCCTTTtgtgataaaaacactcaataaactaGAACAGAAAGGAACTCCCTCAGCCTGATAAAGGGAATCTAggaaaactcacagctaacatcatacttaaggATGAAAGGTCTCTCAAGATTGGGGACAAGACAAAAGATGTTGACTCTCATCATTTCTACTCAACAATACATGTATACAGAAAGCTGTAGGCAAGACAATTAGGCACAAAAAGgcacgaaagaaagaaaaagaggaagtaaggaaagaaaagaaaaggaaaagacggaaaaatggaatagaaaagaaaagaagagagaaagaaaggaagggcatCCATACtggaaaagaattaaattaaaactaattgCAAATGATATTCTACAAATAGGAAATCTTAAGAAACAAATTATCAGAATTAATAAAGGAGTTCAGGAAGGTTGTAAGATAgaagttgtatttctatacagctaagcaatgaacaatccaaaactaaaattaagaaaaacatttccatttatagcagcatcaaaaagaatgaaaatgctgaggaataaatttaacaaaagaagtacaaaCCAAAGACTATAGAACATGTCTGAAATTACAGAAAATCTAATAAATGGAAAGGCAACTCTTGTTTATGGCTTGGTGAGAATGTTGCTAACATGGCACTACTCTCCAAACCGATCTGCAGAAAAAATACAGAGTATTAAAATCCCAATCAGTTTTTGGTTTCGCGTTTCTTCTAGAAATCAGACAAGTGGATCTTAAAATTGATAGAGAAATGCAAgggatccagaatagccaaaacaatcttgagaaaagaaaactggagattTCAAAACTAACCACAaaaaagccacagtaatcaagactgtgagGTATCGGCATAAGATAAGCATatagatcactggaacagaacTGAAAGCCCAGTGAACCCTCACAATTATGGCtatttgattttcaacaaggatgcaGGACAATTTAATGGAGAAAGAGCAGAATTTTCAGTAAACGGTGCTGGACATCCAAATACAAAAAACAAGAAGCTAAACTTCTACACCTCACACTACaaacaaaaattcacaaaagatcacataGACCTAAATACAAGAGCTATGTAAGTCTTCAGAGAAAAAACAGGAGTCAGTCTTCTGTTCTGACCTTCCATTAGGCAACTTCTCTTAgtatgacaccaaaggcacaagcaacaaaagaaaaaaatcttctccaaaacagaaatcaaaaactGATACCCCTAACcattaaaagaaagtaataataaaaaatttaaaaatgctatagaATAATTGAGGCAAGTATCATTCACTCAACTTCAGTTACTTGAGGGGGGAAATATTAGCAGGATAAAGTATCTTTGAAGAAACATGTAATTATAAAccttgaacacttgaaatgttttatcatatatatggacaaaatatctttcaaatgaTTTTCTAAGTATTAAAATGCTCTTTATAAGACTTCCATCTCAACACACTTGCTAAGATAAGACAGGGCAGTAACTGATTCcctatttacaaatattaacacTAAAGGCCAGAGAAAAATGAACGACTTGTCTTTGTATCATACAAACTAAGTTACTGCAGTGCCTCATGTGAACTGGTTAACCTAGTAAGGATGAAAACAGAATCATGGTATCAGGTTCTGATGTTTAAcgtacatattttttatatataattcacatacataTCTATTTTACACTCTAGTGACAGcagtaaagtaaaatttaaaaaaatgaataatcttgaGTTAGGCATTcactttaatataattttcttcataaattttaaGACCtagatgaaatttttaatttttaaaaatatttataactattttataaAGCTAGATTGGCATTCATTGTTAGTCCCTTGGCTTCACAAAGACCAAGATGTGAGAGCAGGGATGAAAAATACACGGTCTTTACCTACTGTTAAACCTTAGATCAGTGCTATATTTGGCTCTGTCCAATATAATATCACCAGTGgcagaaatattctatatctgtgCTCCCAAGGCAGCAGCCACTAGCCCCATGTGACTAATGAGCATctaaaatgtggctagtgtgactgaagaactgaattttcaGCTTTACTTCTACTCACCCTTTCTATAGCTTCTTTTTCCTGAGGTGTTACTTGAATGTAGTTCATATGACCACTTCCGGCTTCTGCAATTCCTCCactgccacctccaccccctcctccttgACCACCAGCTTCTTGAACTGGTTCATTTAACATCTGAATAAAATGCTCCTGGTGCTGGCTAATTTGCTGTGGTAatttgaagaacagaaaaaacaaaaaaccaatgcATGACAAAGTATCTTCAGGAAACTAAGAATTCTAAGTACAAATATGAGAGAAAGCTAGAACTTTGCAACTGCCTTATTTTTAGAATGATTCTGCATTATTTAATCTTTGGAAGAATGTGATCTCTCTTATAATATTAACGAAACCTGGTACTTCTGAGTGAGGTAAACAGCGAAGaattaaaagaattcaaattctctttcagggttgcctgggtggttcagttggttaagcagctgcctctggctcaggtcataatcccagggtcctaggatggagccccacatcaggcttccctactcagcagagggtctgcttctccctctccctcctctctcttttcatgctctcttgctctcaaataaacaaaatttaaaaaacaaaaaataaattctctctcataaatgcatccatttccccaaattaacgttaaaaaaattacttggggcctataaaaagaaacagaacttctGTATCTTCCACACTAGTAGGCAGTACAAAGCTGTATAAAACTTACTTTGTGACTTGAGCATTAAATAAGCCCATGGGTATGTCTTTAAGAGGCAGTGCTGCACTGATAATaagtttgggaaaaaaagattttacaaacAGTTTCTATGGTAAAGAGTTTCTCAGATTCTTTAATAAAGTATTTCCCCAAGGATGTAAAGTGTTAGTAGCTGATCAATTTAAATTAACCTAACCTCCACCCCCAacacactctctttttttttaagtacatctAACCTATAGTATGTTCTATTGAGTGCAGCTCAGAAAAAGTTTATGGAGCTTGTGGGAGGGAAAGGGAGTACtcatagactttaaaaaatatgatatacTTTAGAAATTCACTTTTGAAATTAACTCTAATTAAATAGTTACCTGCAGTAATTGAGGATTTTCTCGACCTATCTGTTGTAGCAAtgctgggagcagggaaggatTCTGTTGAATAATTTGTCTCATCTGTTGAAATTGAGGCTGATTCCGTAAAAATTCAAGGGGATGtcctaaaaaatacataaatatttttaaacaaaagcagCCATTACACATACAAAAGGCTGGTTCAATCAGAATTTTAGACAGCAAATGCTGACAAGTAAAAAATAGTTGTTCTCAgatgtacataaaaataaataatgacaaaaattttTCAATTGTACCAACAAGCAAGTCTTATAGTACAGAAATTACTATTAGCATAGGCAGAGAGTATAGAATGACGTTTTCCTCAATTGTCCTGGGCACTCAATATTATCAAATAATGAGAATTTATGACCTTCATgtactctatcaaataaaaagtACTAAAATTGTTCCTAAATATATACCCAGgactaacaaaatgaaaaaacctgcttattttataaacaaccaaacccttaagaaaacaaaaaacaaacaaaacaatctgAGCTTGAATGCCCTGGAAATTCTAAaccaaataagtgaaaaataatacttaaaaattaaaaagttcagaTATGTAGATAAGAAGTTTTGTTAACACAAACTTGAACTACAATTAGAAAAACAACTTTGGTTATGATCATTAAACTTCAAACATTTATAACACATAAATGCTTGAGATAAATAAGATACAAGTCAAGTTGGTACTAATATATTTAGAGCTTGTTAGTCCAAAGTCccataacaataataaatattaaggatGCCAAATAAGATACAGAACTTGCAACATTTTGGAGGTAGTGTGGTTGTCTGATTATTCTTAGTAAGTCAAAAATTGCGTGTAATTATGTTTTTGAGGTTACTAATTCTAATGAGAATTCTTTAgatgttatttcttaaattactcAAGAAAATCATTCAAATTAAAATGGCCATAGGAGTATGGGAAGTATCCTTTCTGTGACAccagttttatagatgaagaaattcagACTCAGAAACTAAGTTCACACACTAAGTACAGCTAAATGGGATAGGAGCCCATATCTGAATCAAATCTGTGGCCTCGTCTTTCCATTCTCATGCCAactctgaagaaatgaaaagcctGTCCTCTGGTAAACTGTACACAAAATGCTCAGGGCTTTTTGTCAACCAGAGCTGACTGTCTTAAGTAGAGCTAGGAAAAGCATCAAAGAAGGGCTTCTTCAAAATTAACAGTTTAAATTACTTTATCAATACAGCATACAGAAGGAGACTGAAGGAGAATGCAGTTAATTCCTGGGCCTACCAGGCCTTCCTCTGTAGTCACACCTTTAGCAATGGAAGGGTAGGTGCTGGCCAGTACAGGGAGGTAAATTCAAGCTTGGCTTTTACCTCTAGATACAAGTCTTCAAGCTtctcagtgttttatttctttggtggtATAATAACCACTAGGATCCTATTGGCTttgaaattatacatattttatgacattcatagggagagagaagagacaaggTGAGCAAACATTCTGGCTTCAGAATGTAACACAAAATGTGAACTGGAAAGCATTTCTTCCTTGAAATAGGCTAAACAAATGCCCTTTGCCAAAATTACAATGCTAAGGCCTCAGCAAGAAGATATGTAACAGCTACTTGGGAGAATTCGTTTTGGGCTCTTCTCTAACATTAATGGATAGAGACCTTGTGTGAAAAGTCCTCCAGATGCTCCAGGGACAAGCCTTACCTCAGATTAACCATATGTTAGAAACTCAGGACCGTGCCCCCTCCAACTTCCAGCAGCCCAGACTAACCTCCAGGACTCGCTGTGGTTGTTGATGCTGTTGTAGTTGCTGCAGCAGCTGCCACCGAAGATGGAGGAGCCCCAGTGCTGACTGCGGGAGGGGTGTCCACCACAGCCTGACTCTCTCTAtctccagggatcccctacaataCAATTTTCCAGCTTTAAAATAGCTTGTCATTCAAAGTTAGTTCAATACAATACAAAGTAAAAGATTTACTGATCTATTTAACATGCTTGTCTAATTTACAAAAGCATCAAACAGACATCTGTTTCAATTAAAAGGATTAAGACTTATCTGAAAGCTGCATATATTCAAATGATTAGAAATGATCTGAGCATGGTATAGAAGAATGTATATTGCTATAATGTAAGGCAGCACTGTCCAGAAGTTTCCATGATGAAAAAATGTTCTCtgtgctaaatttttttttttttttttaaagattttatccattcattcatgagagacacagagagagaggccgagggagaagcaggctccatgcagggagccagatgtgggacttgctcccgggtctccaggatcacaccctgggctgaaggccacactaaaccactgagccacccgggctgccctaattttttaatatacttttaattttattaaattcaaacaGCTACCTGTACTAATAGTATTTAACAGCTATTTTACTAGGCAGTGTAGATCTAAGGTATAAAGAGATttgtaatttaaaacataagtCATAAAAATGATTACATATAGCAAACACATTACATCTAACATCAAAGATCATAAACTTGGCATATaataatgtacattttttttattttttatttatttttttaatttttatttatttatgatagtcacagagagagagagagaggcagagacacaggcagagggagaagcaggctccatgcaccgggagcctgatgtgggattcgatcccgggtctccaggatcgcgccctgggccaaaggcaggtgccaaaccgctgcaccacccagagatcccaataatgtacatttttaaaaggctattaGAATTTTACAATATCAATACAAATCTTACTAAAATTGggcatgtttgttttttatgctATACATTACTTTAGTTAATTCTGAACTTTATAGAAACTTTCAGCAGCTCTGTGATAGAAAGGTTTGCATTTGTAACCCTAGCCTTAAAATTACCCAAagaggggttccctgggtggcttagcagtttagcgcctgccttcggcccagggcgtgatcctggagtcctgggattgagtcctacatcaggctccctgaatggaggctgcttctccctctgcctgtgtctctgcctctctctctcctctgtgtctttcatgaataaataaataaaatcttaaaaaaaaaaaaaaaattacccacagAAACAGGTTTTGATGCATGTGCAATTCTGAAATGATCTCTAGGGATAAAAGGTCTAATGGAGACAGAGGCAGTGGCAACAGTGGCCAAATGAGGAGATCTCCTCTACAGATACATGGTTCTGAGAAAGTGTCATCCAGAAAGTATCACATGCAAAAAATTAAAGTTGATTattcaaaacttaaaaagttCATATAAgaatcttaaatatttcaaaaaaaagagaatcttaaatatttcaatatttaggTGATGCTTTTTCTAAGTTGGTAGCATTTGTCTTCTGAAGTTAACTGCACTGAAACTTTTGGAACACTATTTTGATGGATGATTTACAAGACTTTTCATatacaacatattaaaataaGTCTTTATGAAAGCCGCACAGATtgtgaaagaagaatgaaaaggaaatattacaTATGGGTAAGGGAAGATATGGCAAATGCTTCCATTTCTCAATAAATCAGAAGCCAGAATcataaacatataaagaattaagCATAATGAATCACATCCAGGGTAATGGCTGCTGGCATTAGATGTCACTCCAGGCATCAGAAACCAATGTTTGTGAAAATCTCTTGACTACTACTGACCATAAATAAGCTAACAATTCAAATGCCAATGGAACTAGGCAAGTAACAGTGAATTAAATACACAATGTTATGTCAGGTAACAGGGAATGGATGGAAAGATAGTAAATTAAAGAGTCTATAATCtaaaactcttccttttttttttcttctaaaacttttcCTAAACCCTTACAAAAATCCAGAATCCAAATTGTTCAAACCAGCCAACTGAATTAATTAATGTCCTCAATAGTACACATCcaggagaggtgcctgggtggctcaggcgggtTAAGCGTCtggcctttggttcaggtcatgatcctgcggtcctgggatcgagccccacatcgggctccccattcaagagggaagcctgcttctccttctccctcccccagcttgtgctctcactctctctgtcaaataaaataaaaataatgtctttaaaaaaagaaactgtatatCCGGAAGTATGCTGGCCATCCATAAAGCTACTAAAAGGGTAGATTAGATTTTTCTGTCCCCACCCTCCAAACACACAAACTGTCATCCTTTGAGGATGACATGAATGGGGCAGAAGGTAGTACTCCGAGTGGacagccaattttattttattttattttattttggacagCCAATTTTACAACTCATTTAGCCATGTCCTTTCCTATctaaaaaaatcacatcaaaatcatttatttatttatttatttatttatttatttatttatttatttatttatttaatttatttaatttttttacatcaaAATCTTTTAGGTTACATTTTACCAACACAAAATGTTaacatattaagaaaaatgaaagcattatgTAAATTACTAGCACATACTCTCATTCTCCCATGAACTGTTGTTATTCCTAAAATCTTTGATATTTTGGTCTTAAACTAGAATAAAGCGAAATATTTCTCACCATTAAAAGATACTCCACTGCTCTGTCAGGGTTGTTGAAACTGGCTCTCAGGGCTGCAATCACTTGTTCTCGTTCATATCCCATTGACATGATCTCAGTTACCATATTCTCATAAGACTGACCtgtcactaaaaaataaaaaaaaaaaaagtgtgtgtggggagggaaagaaaggcaaCATTTAATATACATTTCTCCCATATTTCttgagtgtgtatgtatatataatgctTCTGGCACTACAGGGCAAAGGGACACAAAGACGATTAACAGTACAAACTACAACATATATAATATGGTAAGTAGAATAATACCCCCCCCACCCGCCAACAACCTATAAATATGTTAGGTTACAAGGCAAAGTGGAATTAAGGTTGTtaatcagctgactttaagagagggaaattatcctggattatctgggtgggcccaatgtaatcacaagggtccttaaaagaagaaggaaaacagatgggAGGGTCCAAGAAGCAGATGTAAGGACAAAAGGAAAGATGCAAGGTCACAGATGCTATGCTGCTGCCTTTGACTATAGAGGAAGGGGCTATAAGGAATGTGCATAGCCTCCAGAAGAGTTGAAAGGACATAGAACAGATTCCCTCCAGAGTGTACAAAAAGGACTGCAGTCCTGATGGTAGCCCAGTGATTTAGCTCCTTGATTTTAGTACAGTGAGTACTATGTTAGACCTCTAACCTACTGTGCCttaaatctgtgttgtttcagACAAAGAAATCTGTGGTTAACTTACCATAGTAGCAACAGAAAACTAAcgtataaatacaataaaaatatcagaTACAAATGTATGACAAATACAGGACAGAATTAGCAGATCAGAGAAGACAACCTAGAGGAGACAGATGAACTACTTTTTGAAAACAAGTAGGAGGGACATTTCAAGCAATCTATTTAACTGTTAACAACTTTAGTTTTCCCTTGACACCTTTCATCATCAAAGCAGAGGTTAGAAGGAGGAAAGTCAGACTTTCACATACCATACAGAGTTGGTGCAAAGCCCCAAGCACTGTTATCCCAGGGAGTCACTTCCCACAGGCTGCCTCCAACCCAAACTCGCTCTTTGTGGAAATGTCAGACGATAGACAAGAGTCTGAAAGAAAGCCAACTCTCTAAACTAAACTTATCTCACTTAAGCcatcttttcttccacttctgtTCTGGGTACTATTCCCTTTCTTGTCTCCTCAAAGAACCGGACCCTTTGGTTATCCTCCCTTTTATCCACCTCCCACCCTTCACTCTCCACTTCATTATCCTCATCAGCAATTAAGTATATCCTAGAATGTCATCTTAAAAACAGAAGCATAATCCCTTGGCCACATCCCAATTCTTCTAGGAATTGGTCCATTTGTCTGCTCCCTTCCCTTTCCAGCTATAGCTACCTGCACAGGCTGTGTCCATGTCTCACATTCCACCCACTCCTCAACCAATACTGATACATGACTCTGAATCTCTAAAGATTTCCCCCTCAGACATGCCCCACCATTATGTGCCTTCTCCATTTCCATAAATGGCACCTCTATTCACCTATGCACAAGAACGAGAAACCCTGGTGACTGAAAGTTCCCTTTCGCTTCCCTTCCACACCTCATCTACCAGCATATGTGCTAGGTCCTATCTCTGAATTATAGTGCAAAACTACCCAGTTCCCTCTTTCTCTACTGCCTTCACTCAAGACCAGGCCACAACAATCTCTGGTCTGGATTACACCCTGCTTCCTTTCCTGCCTCCGAGCCTATAAGCCATTCTTCAGCTGGCTGGAACagtgagcttttaaaaagaaaacctcatcTCATTTAGAGTTCTCAACACTCAACAATCTCCATACAGCACACTCCAACCACACTGATGTTTTCTCAGGTCACTTCAGAAGTCATACCTTCTAGAAATGTCCCAGaacctttacacacacacacacacacacacacacacacacacacacacacacacacactctctctctctctctctctctctctctctctgagggtCAGTTCCTTTGCAGGCTCCAGTTCTCAATTTAAAATGTACTACTTTACCATCCTAAgtatgttctgtttttctttatgaaaGCTATTACTTCCTTAAAATCATTAATCATGATTTGCAATTTACTTGGTTtcaccctttctccttcctccatctgAACAAAAAGTTCAACTGTGCAAGGGACCTGACATTTTCCATCACCATCTCCCTGGCACAGACGACACTCATTATCGctgaatgttttttttctctgcagaatTTTCAATAAAGGCATTTAATAgctaaaaagtataattttaaaaaactaaatatcaCTGACCAAATGTGGTATTTGTATCTTTAGGCTATTgacttttcctttcccctttcataaagaacttattttaattttcttaactaCCCATTCATGTAATTCTAGCACAAAGTCACTTAAGTGCCAATACCTTTTTAGTAATCTAGTTCCCAGATACAGAAATtaacataaacaaaattaagaactgTGAAGTATCTGAACTACACTATTTTGACACAGTGTTTTTCATGTCATTCTCACAGTAACTCCATGAGGTTTATTTTGAGCATGGTATATATAATAGCTGATAAATCATAGTAGAGACTAACAGAGGCTGTGTCCAGAGCCCCCACACCTAGTCATCATGCTAAAATCATGCCTCCTAATTAATCAAGTTATAAAAGTCAAAAAGAAATGTCTATAAGCAGTTTGATACTTTTTAGATCTTAATAATATAAGGGCAAACTACTCATAGGAAAACTAGAGGCTATGGACAACACAAGAGAGTGCTAATGAAGCTAAAGTGGAGAGGTAATGAAGAACCTATGTGTATGATTAGAGTGAGTTTTGGGCTTATCTTCCAGGTCACAAGGAGCTGTGAAAGGAATTAACAATGACCTCAATAGGTCTGCCTTTATATAGAGTCCACTATGACAGGGCCACTGACCAGTTACAAGAGAATAATGCAGGAGTTATCAATGAAGTAAGGATGTGACTAAGGCAATGAAGTGGCAGCGGAAACAAATATTCCAGTAACATTAGGAAGGAGGGTCATGAGACCCTGAGACCCTGGGCTCAACCAGCCATGAGAGGCAGGGAAGTCAAGGACAATGCCAAATGTTTGGTAGAGATGATGATACAAGTAATGATGAACAAAGGAGAATAATTAGATGAGGGAATAAAACAGGACTCAGTTTAGAACCTAAGGAATTTATGGAGGTTGTAGGTTTCCCAGTT is a window encoding:
- the RAD23B gene encoding UV excision repair protein RAD23 homolog B isoform X1 → MVTKPKAVTTPAPATTQQSNPATTTTVSSSTAPTVVQAPAPPVLAPTPSPASVTPAPATTSSEPAPTSVTQQEKPAEKPAETPVATSPTATDSTSGDSSRSNLFEDATSALVTGQSYENMVTEIMSMGYEREQVIAALRASFNNPDRAVEYLLMGIPGDRESQAVVDTPPAVSTGAPPSSVAAAAATTTASTTTASPGGHPLEFLRNQPQFQQMRQIIQQNPSLLPALLQQIGRENPQLLQQISQHQEHFIQMLNEPVQEAGGQGGGGGGGSGGIAEAGSGHMNYIQVTPQEKEAIERLKALGFPEGLVIQAYFACEKNENLAANFLLQQNFDED